One stretch of Candidatus Woesearchaeota archaeon DNA includes these proteins:
- the eno gene encoding phosphopyruvate hydratase: MKIKDIKPLQILDSRGNPTIEVKVTTKSAVSSAAVPSGASTGSYEAVELRDRKKEYLGKSVNKALSNVLKISKHLVGKDVNKQRKLDELMLKLDGTNNKRKLGANAILGVSMACSRAGAAAHHMTLYNYLGALYNNNDFLLPIPFANVINGGVHAGNELMFQEFMIVPVGAKSFSEATRMVSETYHILKDLISKSYGLEATSVGDEGGFAPPVKTANEVLELLSVAVKKAGHSKKIKFAIDVAASEFYDKKSKKYEVEKGRFLSSEELLRYLEALVMEFPIISIEDPFHEDDVESFSKMMKILGGKIQIVGDDLLVTNPVRIAKAISENWCNALLLKVNQIGTITEAMEAAHMAQSVGWKVMVSHRSGETEDPYIADLAVGIASGQIKIGAPCRGERTAKYNQLLRIEQELGKLAKFAKF, from the coding sequence TTGAAAATAAAAGATATTAAACCACTGCAAATTCTTGATTCTAGAGGAAATCCTACTATTGAAGTTAAAGTAACAACAAAAAGCGCGGTTTCCAGCGCAGCAGTTCCTAGTGGTGCTAGTACTGGTTCTTATGAAGCTGTCGAATTGCGTGATAGAAAAAAAGAGTATTTGGGGAAATCTGTCAATAAAGCGTTAAGTAATGTTTTGAAAATTTCTAAACATTTAGTGGGTAAAGATGTTAATAAACAAAGGAAACTGGATGAATTGATGCTTAAGCTTGATGGTACAAATAATAAGAGAAAATTAGGGGCTAATGCAATTTTAGGAGTGAGTATGGCTTGTTCTAGGGCCGGAGCTGCAGCGCATCATATGACTTTATATAATTATCTTGGAGCTCTTTATAACAATAATGATTTTTTACTACCGATTCCTTTTGCTAATGTGATTAACGGAGGGGTTCATGCAGGTAATGAGTTGATGTTTCAGGAATTTATGATTGTGCCGGTTGGTGCAAAGAGCTTTTCAGAGGCGACTAGAATGGTTTCTGAAACATATCATATCCTTAAAGATTTAATTTCTAAGTCTTATGGTTTAGAAGCAACAAGTGTTGGTGATGAAGGTGGCTTTGCGCCTCCTGTGAAAACTGCGAATGAGGTTTTAGAACTATTGTCTGTCGCAGTAAAAAAAGCAGGGCATTCAAAAAAAATAAAATTTGCTATTGATGTTGCAGCCTCAGAGTTTTATGATAAAAAATCCAAAAAATATGAGGTTGAGAAGGGAAGATTTCTTTCTTCAGAAGAATTGTTAAGATATCTTGAAGCGCTCGTTATGGAATTTCCTATAATTAGTATTGAAGATCCTTTTCATGAAGATGATGTTGAGAGTTTTTCTAAGATGATGAAGATTTTAGGAGGGAAAATACAGATAGTTGGTGATGATTTGCTTGTTACAAACCCGGTTCGTATTGCTAAAGCCATAAGTGAAAATTGGTGTAATGCACTCCTTCTTAAAGTAAATCAGATAGGAACTATAACTGAAGCTATGGAGGCGGCGCATATGGCTCAAAGTGTTGGTTGGAAAGTCATGGTTTCACATAGAAGTGGAGAAACAGAAGATCCTTACATAGCTGATCTTGCAGTTGGAATAGCATCTGGGCAAATCAAGATTGGCGCGCCTTGTAGGGGAGAGAGAACAGCAAAGTACAATCAGCTTCTAAGAATTGAACAGGAACTTGGTAAGTTGGCGAAGTTTGCTAAATTTTGA
- a CDS encoding RpiB/LacA/LacB family sugar-phosphate isomerase encodes MTKEIIISTDHAGAKIKSKIEKALLELNITYIDYSPENKSTDDYPDFAKEVGEEILNKKNTMGILACGTGIGMSIAANKLKGIRAALIHNKKEAELARKHNDANILILPGHYSSQKLTEQQVKQIIKTFYETKFEKGRHLRRVNKIKKLEKS; translated from the coding sequence ATGACTAAAGAAATAATAATAAGCACAGATCATGCCGGCGCAAAGATAAAATCAAAAATTGAAAAAGCACTTCTTGAGCTTAACATAACTTATATAGACTACTCACCAGAAAATAAGTCGACAGATGACTACCCTGACTTCGCAAAAGAAGTCGGAGAAGAAATATTAAACAAAAAAAATACGATGGGCATATTAGCATGTGGAACAGGCATAGGCATGTCAATAGCAGCAAACAAATTAAAAGGAATAAGAGCTGCCCTCATCCATAACAAAAAAGAAGCAGAACTAGCAAGAAAACATAATGATGCAAACATCCTAATATTACCAGGACACTATTCATCCCAAAAGTTAACAGAACAGCAAGTAAAACAAATAATAAAAACATTCTACGAAACAAAATTCGAAAAAGGCAGACACCTAAGACGAGTTAATAAAATTAAAAAGTTAGAAAAATCGTAA
- a CDS encoding histidine phosphatase family protein — MKLKIYLFRHGQTYYNKKHIFTGHKDSKLTEQGFKDAKKVAKALKNKKIDVAIRSHLTRSKQTLKEVLKYHPECKKIIVDDRQIERSYGIYEGKHHSTTIKKEGEDSYKTLLHWHKIDHLHGRERKEFVKKMGEAELHIIRRSYDIAPPKGESVKMVCKRVEPFVKDLIKMMKKERINVAISSHGNAMRPFRKYFEKLTINQMMKLENPWDKHFEYTIEVPEEKPNKKKGKGKND; from the coding sequence ATGAAACTAAAAATATACTTATTTAGACACGGACAAACATATTACAACAAAAAACATATTTTTACAGGTCACAAAGACAGTAAATTAACAGAACAAGGATTTAAAGATGCAAAAAAAGTAGCAAAAGCCCTAAAAAACAAAAAAATAGATGTAGCTATAAGATCGCATCTGACAAGATCAAAACAAACACTAAAAGAAGTCCTAAAATATCATCCTGAATGTAAAAAAATAATTGTAGATGATAGACAAATAGAAAGAAGTTACGGCATATATGAAGGAAAACATCATAGCACAACAATAAAAAAAGAAGGTGAAGACAGTTATAAGACATTATTGCACTGGCATAAAATAGACCACCTTCATGGAAGAGAAAGAAAAGAATTCGTGAAAAAAATGGGGGAAGCAGAACTTCACATAATAAGAAGAAGTTACGACATAGCACCTCCAAAAGGAGAAAGCGTAAAAATGGTTTGCAAAAGAGTCGAACCATTTGTCAAAGACCTCATAAAAATGATGAAAAAAGAAAGAATAAACGTTGCAATATCAAGTCACGGCAATGCAATGAGACCATTTAGAAAATACTTTGAAAAGCTTACAATAAACCAAATGATGAAATTAGAAAATCCTTGGGACAAACATTTTGAATATACAATAGAAGTCCCAGAAGAAAAACCAAACAAAAAGAAAGGAAAAGGAAAAAATGACTAA